From Brassica oleracea var. oleracea cultivar TO1000 chromosome C3, BOL, whole genome shotgun sequence, a single genomic window includes:
- the LOC106332589 gene encoding transcription factor HY5-like yields the protein MSLQRPNGNSSSSSSPKKRKTEESDEELSMVPDMEAAGSTGVLSSSADDGVNNPEIEQTQNATSTAKRRRGRNPEDKEYRSLKRLLRNRVSAQQARERKKVYVSDLESRANELQNNNEQLEEKISTLMNENTMLRKMLINTRPKADDN from the exons ATGTCTCTTCAACGACCCAATGGGAACTCGAGCTCTTCTTCTTCCCCCAAGAAGCGCAAAACTG AGGAGAGTGATGAAGAGTTGTCGATGGTTCCAGACATGGAAGCAGCTGGATCAACAGGTGTTCTAAGCAGCAGCGCCGACGACGGAGTCAACAATCCGGAGATTGAACAGACCCAAAATGCAACCTCCACCGCTAAGCGCCGCCGTGGACGAAATCCAGAGGATAAAGAATACAGAAGCCTTAAGAG ATTGTTGAGAAACCGAGTATCTGCTCAACAAGCGAGGGAGAGGAAGAAAGTGTATGTGAGTGACTTGGAATCAAGAGCTAATGAGTTGCAGAACAATAATGAGCAGCTTGAGGAGAAGATTTCTACTTTGATGAACGAGAACACAATGCTTCGCAAGATGCTTATTAACACAAGGCCTAAAGCTGATGACAATTAA
- the LOC106333496 gene encoding uncharacterized protein LOC106333496 translates to MASWKKTIATPFKKAATLFNQPQQSPRKGCGGGKMDAKAREEHERRMVRELQGEVMACGYDDVLVMWSILDKSNSSNNLTS, encoded by the coding sequence ATGGCATCATGGAAGAAAACAATAGCAACACCATTCAAGAAGGCAGCAACACTCTTCAACCAACCGCAGCAATCGCCAAGAAAGGGTTGCGGCGGTGGAAAAATGGATGCCAAAGCGAGGGAAGAGCACGAGAGGAGGATGGTAAGAGAGCTTCAAGGAGAAGTTATGGCTTGTGGATACGATGATGTTCTCGTCATGTGGTCTATTCTCGACAAATCTAACTCCTCCAATAACCTCACTTCTTAA
- the LOC106333817 gene encoding auxin-responsive protein IAA31-like gives MEICNSYSSSSVDSTKHSASESSVNLSLSLTFPSTSPQRATKQDWPPIKPRLRDTLKVRRRLLQRDYDTCLFVKVYMEGVPIGRKLDLSTFSGYESLLESLSQMFNTSIICGNHRDRKHHVLTYQDTDGDWMMVGDIPWEMFLETVRRLKITKPEGC, from the exons ATGGAGATTTGTAACTCTTATTCCTCATCCTCTGTCGACAGTACTAAGCATTCAGCTTCTGAATCTTCTGTTAATCTCTCCCTTAGCCTCACATTTCCCTCTACTTCTCCACAAAG AGCGACAAAACAAGATTGGCCCCCGATAAAACCTCGTTTAAGAGATACACTAAAGGTTCGTCGTCGTCTTCTTCAACGCGATTACGACACATGTCTGTTTGTTAAGGTTTATATGGAAGGTGTTCCCATTGGGAGAAAGCTCGATCTTTCCACATTCTCAGGCTACGAGAGTCTATTAGAAAGTCTGTCTCAAATGTTCAATACTTCAATTATCT GCGGTAATCATCGAGATAGAAAACACCATGTTTTGACATATCAAGACACAGATGGAGATTGGATGATGGTCGGAGATATTCCATGGGA AATGTTTCTTGAAACCGTGAGAAGACTGAAGATCACGAAACCAGAGGGGTGTTAA